The following proteins are encoded in a genomic region of Candidatus Effluviviaceae Genus I sp.:
- a CDS encoding carbohydrate ABC transporter permease, whose translation MDHRTQARIRKVVLYAALTAAAVVVLFPFFWMVVTAFKEPGKEFTPDVLPNPPTLENFRRVLTDYGFGGYFVNSVIVATVAATFATLFAALAGYVFAKKRFFMKEKLFAFLLGSLMIPGLMYVVPQFAVVHRLGWMNTYQAMIVPHLANVFGLFLMRQYMTTIPSELLEAARMDGAGEWQQFRKVMVPLSVPILATLFLLTFQFHWNNFLWQLIVVNVERLYTVPVGLALFKSAHEELYTLKMAGSCISVIPIAALFFFAQRYFIEGMTMGALKG comes from the coding sequence GACCACAGGACGCAGGCGCGCATCCGGAAGGTCGTGCTCTACGCGGCGCTCACCGCGGCCGCGGTCGTCGTGCTGTTCCCCTTCTTCTGGATGGTCGTGACGGCGTTCAAGGAGCCGGGCAAGGAGTTCACGCCCGACGTCCTCCCCAACCCGCCGACGCTCGAGAACTTCCGGCGGGTGCTCACCGACTACGGGTTCGGCGGGTACTTCGTCAACAGCGTCATCGTCGCGACCGTGGCCGCGACGTTCGCGACGCTCTTCGCGGCGCTCGCGGGCTACGTGTTCGCGAAGAAGCGGTTCTTCATGAAGGAGAAGCTGTTCGCGTTCCTGCTCGGGTCGCTCATGATCCCCGGGCTCATGTACGTCGTGCCGCAGTTCGCCGTCGTGCACCGGCTCGGCTGGATGAACACCTACCAGGCGATGATCGTGCCGCACCTCGCCAACGTGTTCGGCCTGTTCCTCATGCGGCAGTACATGACCACGATCCCGTCCGAGCTCCTCGAGGCGGCGCGGATGGACGGCGCCGGGGAGTGGCAGCAGTTTCGGAAGGTCATGGTGCCGCTCTCGGTGCCGATCCTCGCGACGCTTTTCCTGCTGACATTCCAGTTCCATTGGAATAACTTCCTGTGGCAGCTCATCGTGGTGAACGTCGAGAGGCTCTACACGGTGCCGGTCGGGCTCGCGCTCTTCAAGAGCGCGCACGAGGAGCTGTACACGCTCAAGATGGCCGGCTCGTGCATTTCCGTCATCCCGATCGCGGCCCTCTTCTTCTTCGCGCAGCGGTACTTCATCGAGGGCATGACGATGGGAGCGCTCAAGGGATGA